In Zingiber officinale cultivar Zhangliang chromosome 11B, Zo_v1.1, whole genome shotgun sequence, a single window of DNA contains:
- the LOC122033784 gene encoding probable aspartic protease At2g35615 gives MAAISTIFRLLLLISFVPSLFSQDTVFDVELVHRDSPMSPLYNNSMTPFDRLQAAVVRSVNRASYFDKRIDMNTSIDIELGLTYNNGEFLMRFGMGTPNVQSVLGFIDTGSYLNWVDCAGCQCFNLSGDLFFPSESLSYKKLSCYSNECNNLGRCNKDKMCQYHVTFGDGSNIDGIFSSETLSFTSLDTNQITFIPNILFGCNLRSLLTKFHDPGSSIGLGPNSPSLIHQLAPKYISKYFSYCLDYLNGGVASRLFLGRGKQTITGTTMATPLMTQDNFYAVQLNAISIPQEFAVFLPKRSMLRAGNIIFDSGTTMTVLDTEVVDRLVRELTNYVSLSTVKVTGPFKLCFNVFSTEDEDELPGLWFSFAGTLGNFWVRPENLFGWYNRHVKCMVIIEASGLQVFGNIMMQDVLVGHDLDKMELTIIEKKCTELYKP, from the coding sequence ATGGCAGCCATTAGTACCATCTTCCGCCTCCTCCTACTAATCTCCTTCGTGCCATCCCTTTTCTCTCAGGACACTGTCTTCGATGTCGAGCTGGTCCACCGTGACTCTCCCATGTCACCACTATACAACAACTCAATGACACCCTTTGATCGCCTACAGGCCGCCGTCGTTCGCTCGGTCAACCGAGCTAGCTACTTTGACAAGCGCATCGACATGAACACCTCCATCGACATAGAGCTCGGCTTGACATACAATAACGGGGAATTCCTGATGAGGTTCGGCATGGGCACGCCAAATGTGCAATCTGTGTTGGGCTTCATCGACACCGGCAGCTACCTAAACTGGGTTGACTGCGCTGGTTGCCAATGCTTCAACTTATCCGGTGACCTATTCTTTCCTAGTGAATCCCTCTCCTACAAGAAGTTATCATGCTATTCTAATGAGTGCAACAACTTGGGTCGTTGCAATAAAGATAAGATGTGCCAGTACCATGTCACCTTCGGGGACGGCTCCAACATCGATGGAATTTTCTCCTCAGAAACCTTGAGTTTCACCTCATTAGATACGAACCAAATTACCTTCAttccaaatattttatttggTTGCAACTTACGATCCTTGCTCACCAAATTTCATGACCCTGGTAGCTCTATTGGGTTGGGCCCTAATTCGCCATCTTTGATCCATCAGCTCGCACCGAAGTACATCAGCAAGTACTTCTCCTATTGCCTGGACTATCTCAATGGGGGAGTTGCCAGCAGGCTCTTCTTGGGACGTGGTAAACAGACAATCACCGGAACGACAATGGCCACACCGCTCATGACGCAAGACAACTTCTACGCTGTACAGCTTAACGCCATCTCGATCCCACAAGAGTTTGCTGTCTTCCTTCCTAAGAGGTCCATGTTGAGGGCCGGCAACATCATCTTCGACTCTGGCACCACCATGACCGTACTGGACACTGAAGTGGTGGACCGGTTGGTGAGGGAATTGACGAATTACGTTAGCTTGTCGACTGTGAAGGTGACGGGCCCATTTAAATTGTGCTTCAATGTGTTCTCGACAGAGGATGAGGATGAGTTGCCAGGGTTGTGGTTCTCATTTGCTGGGACATTGGGGAACTTCTGGGTGAGGCCCGAAAACCTGTTTGGGTGGTATAATCGGCATGTGAAATGCATGGTGATAATAGAAGCGAGTGGTCTACAAGTCTTTGGGAATATTATGATGCAAGATGTTTTGGTTGGACATGATCTAGATAAAATGGAGTTGACCATTATAGAGAAAAAGTGCACTGAGTTATACAAACCCTAA